A window of Salvia splendens isolate huo1 chromosome 8, SspV2, whole genome shotgun sequence genomic DNA:
ggagaCGGTacacgttggccgggtacacaacctgacgaatatcggtcgttcgaccccaacacgcagtacgatcccgatttcagtacgaattcgtacggtctctctgacatggagccgtctccaactcgccttGCCGCCCCTTCCCGTCGCGCCGCCGCCCCCGCCATAAAGAAGCGGACCAAGTACAGggcgtacaagttgccacctccggcaacgaatgaagagtaTGCCCCCGAACGTacgaactaccaaccggataaaaccctcgtcttggcgatgtgttgggtggatatatcggaggatccgatattcgcgaacaaccaaaagcagctcgcgtactgggagcgcatcgccgagcgctacaatgaggcgaagccgccgaccgcgtatcAGCGCCATAGgaagcagctccgcaagcactgggatcaggtgaagaagcaagttaacctgttcgcggcggagtacgagaagtgctcgagggagcatggaagcggcgagagcttgagcgatgtgcgtgacagagcgttgttgtcgtaccagtccctgtacggcgacttcaaacATTTCAGCATCTCGGCGCTTTTGAGGGACAAGCATAAGTTCCAAGgtgggattctgcacaccggtgcgacgaagaggacgaagaccaccgacgctggtggttacacgagcagcgaaagcggaactcgtccggtggacctcaaccggacgtacatgGAGGAAGAGaattccggcacaccgatgtcctccggcgtcccataggcatcaaggctgcgaagaataAGGGGAAGGcaaaggcgacatcctcctcgcagATTCCGATCCCGACCCCTACCCCGACCCCGGCGGCACTTGCGTACTCGGAGTTGGCAACGacctcgatggcgcggacgttgttggacacgcacaacgccctcatgAAGTGTACGAATCCGGTtagagccgaatacctccaggggttgatcgatgagctgcgacggaagttgggaattttgtagagtataacttttttttttaatttctaactcgtgtaacttttttttaatcaatgtagtattGTCGTATTTcatttaatcgttgtgttttttaattagtttgcatttatatatttgaaaacatttaaattaaataacaaaacaatagcaAAACTTACATGGctcgccttagggcgccccactgcaggtggaaggatatgaggataaaatgctgacatgGCGGTGCATAAGACGGACTTTAGGGCGCCCCTTAGAGCGCCCCATTGCTTATGCCCTGAAATGCCTACTCAATGGTCGTGCACTCGTGCTATACACTTTCTCGATCTTTCCAATTCTCCTCATCTTCCCAAGACCTAAGTAATAGTGTTAAACTTTCCAATTCTCACACAATGTACGAGTTTTGTATATTGTCACTGAAAATCTTCAAAATTGTATAGCCTACGCAAATATAAGGGTTTGGTACTATTAAAATTTCTTATAAAGTGGAGATTTTCACATGCGGCACACGAGCTTTGTACGTTGTAAGTAAATCATGCATATTTATGAAATACCagtaaatatttaatcatgtGTAATCTAAAAGAACAATATTAATAAACTATAGTACGACGCAATGGGGCACTCTGAAATACACGTCTCACACATCCGACTCTATTTGAATAGTGCAAactcataaattaaaatttatgtgcCTTCAACAATAATTCGAAAATTACATTAGAAAATTGATGCAAGTTGGGTGAATGTTACTTATTTAAGAGGCGGTGGAACGAGcgacattagagcatccacaaccgtgctcttgccagcggcacggttgtgggcccgggcggtactattcatgcctgctctctggcaagagcacaatacccacaactgtgctcttccgcaaggacgagcacaattaatataaaattcaattaaacaaaaacatttccataatattaaaattcatttaaaaaccacaataaatattacaaattacaaataaaattaaaaattacataattaaaatcctaaaaattaaaaattacataattacaatcctaaaaattaataattacataattaaactcctaaaaattaaaaattacataattaaactcataaaaattgagatttagagagttgtttagtatagtgtcattttttgtgtttgaaatgatagtatttatagatgaaagtatgagttttggggtaaaaataatgaaaaaaaataaattaaaagtgtggaaaaaatggataaaattattaggaagtgagaaaatattttttttattaattttgaatttttcagattttttcgattttattaaaaaaataataataaaaaatgataaatcaacgggccaatcagaagctgccacgtcgccacctcgtgctcttgccgctggcacggacgtgctcttagctaagagcaccacCCTGCCAGCGGCAGGGCGCATCAACGGACGAGCtccgtccttgccagcggcaaggacggcgGTGAGCATgctgctcaccgctgcggatggtCTTAAGCTTTCTAAATATGTTATGACATGAGAAAAGATTTGCTATTGCAAAACgtataaacaataaaaaaaagtctGAATAAAAGAGAATGGAACACTAAACTGTGAAATGAAAGCCAAAgcaaaattgttttatttactaACATAAATATTTTAGTAGTTAATCTTTTGCTAATACAGATATCGAATTCAcctatttaattttctacttaTGTAAGATGTGTGTAGGAGTAGCATCATTCTATCATAGATAAATACAGTACATTCGAATTTAGTGTTttaaaaaatctcaaatttCCAGCGCCATAACTTTCAATCCATCTCTCGTTCAAAAACCCTACACCAAAAACCCATCGCCGGCGATGACGGCCGTTCCCAAGCCACCGTCGAGCTTCGCCGTCACTCCGCACAAGCTCTCCATTTGCATCTTGGTTCAAGTTTACGCACCGCCTTCTCAAATTTCCATTCCATTCCCTTTCTCATCCGTTTCGCAGCACAACTGTCTCGGGATTTTCCTCATATCCCTCACCAAGGTTTAATCCGAGTCCAAAATATCACAATTTAATTGATATTTTGATCAGAAAGCGGGTAGCTCAGTCTATCTCGTTTTGGATTATGCAGGAATGTGGTGGCATTTTCGAGCCTACGCTTGATGAGCTCATTGCTCAGCTGAAGGAGATTGATGGATTGCTCAATCACTGGTTGAGTGACCACTTAATGGGGAAGCTTTCGTCGCTGGCCTCACCGGATGACTTGTTCAATTTATTTGCTGATTTGCGAGGTAGCTCTTGTTTTCTTCTCTTGCTAGTGAAAAACTCACAATGCGATTTTGCATTAGCGCTGCAAGTTTGGTGCACAATGTATGTAGTTTTTCGTTAAATGCCGATGCTAATGCAGCAGTTGTTCTGTTTGAGTTGGCTGTAGCTTGGTTTATGACATAGTACTTGATAGTGTTTTGGTGGAAATGAATCAGAGTTCTTTTGGTTTAGTGCTTCTGTTTTTATCATCAGGGATCCTTGGGGGCTCGGACTCTAATGTTATGGATGATGATCAGATTATGCTGGATCCTAATAGCATCATTGGCATGTTTGTACGACGTTGCTTGCTTACCTTTAATCAGATGTCATTTGAGGTAATTGTATGCCGCATTCCATCTTCAATGAACATGTTGATGGttgtactctctctctctctctctatctatctatctatatatatatatatatacatacttgCCTCTTGGTGTCCGTGTGTTGGAAATACCTTCTATACTATCAATAATTCATTACCTCCCTTCTTATGCTATAATATGTTTTTACTTCAGAAGTCATGTATCCAAAATTACTTTCTCACTTCAGGGTATTTGCCATCTCTTAACAAGTATTGGGGCATATTGCAAGGATTCCTTCTCAGGTTACCAACCGTATGAATTACCACATTTGGATGAGTCCAGTAGCTATTCAAATGTTCCATCAGAATATGAGAATATGGAGATGGAAAGTTTTTATGAGAAATCTGTTGAAGATTTTGAGGAAAGAAAAATGGAGATTGGAAGAACCCCTTTCTACGGACATGCATCAAAGACCGTTTCTGAATTTGGTGATGGTACTCTTGTGAGAGATCTTATTTTTAGCAAAATTTTGGTGATTCTGTGTTAGGTTCTAGTTGCATGTTTCAGATTATACTTTATTTGCACTATTAAAGTCCATGCCATGAGCTTTGACATCTTGATTTCACTGGTCATAGATAGTGGTATCTCTTCAAGCCACAGGCTGGAACATATGGATAAGAATGCAGAAGCTAAGTCTTGTTTATTGTCTTCGAGTGATATGTCAAGGGATATTGGCTCTGTTAGTGGGACTTTCCTACACACAAATTGGCAGGTACAAGGTTACCTATCAGAGCGAGCAGATGTTATCGAGAAGTAAGTGatttttctattatatttttgtcTTTTGTATAGTTTATATGTATCAAGAAGCTGCAGATTAGTTGGAGCTAATGAAGCTGGATAAAActatatcatttttttttggAGTCAGATATGGAAGCTCTTTCCCTCTTGATGCTTTTGAATCCATACTGAAAAAGCTCCAGCAGTTGGCACCTGAATTACATCGAGTGAGTTTCCTTTTGGAACTTTCTGAGTCTATGACTGTATCATGATTAGGAGATCACTTCAACTGTACCTGAcaattgttttgtttattttccaattttagGTTCACTACTTGAGATATTTGAATAACCTCTATCATGATGATTATCCGGGGGCACTGGAAAACCTCCACCGTTATTTTGATTATAGGTATGGATTGATGCATGTCCATCCTCTTGAATTTTCCTTATGTTTAACTTCATGTATCTATTCTGCCAAAAATAATATATGTTTCGTTTATTTGTCTGTTTGGTTTTAACTTAGTGAGAATAAAAGGCATCTGGTTCTAAAGAAGATCACATTTCTCCATGCTTCTCTCATGACAAATGAGATGAATAAGTTGAGGAGCTTACTTATACTTATTTCCTTATGTGAAAAATATTCATGATAAAGTGCAGGGACTGAAGGAGTTGAATGTGTTCCTCCTCCATCTGGATGCAGTAGTTTCGGAAGATATGAGATCGCTTTATTATGTTTAGGAATGATGCAATTTCATCTAGGACACCCGAAGGAAGCTTTGGAGGTAAGCATATGGATTCCAGTCTAATCCATTCTTATTGTCTACCTTCTTCAATTTTCTCTGTTTGCTGTTATTGTTGTTTTCTTGTCATCTATTTTGGGACTGCCAGCATGTTATGTATTGCTGTTTTAAAGGATCTATTAAACGCTACTTGACTCGTACTTCTCTTCACATGTTCAGGTATTAACTGAAGCAGTTCGAGTTTCTCAGCAGGTAAATACTTTATGTTTAGCTTCAGTTAGGCTCATTTAGTTTCATTCTCAATTTTTATGAGTTGGGTTCAGCCCGTGTGTTGTGGTGATGTGGTCATATTCTTAGGAACTCTTCATCCCCAGCCAACTGACCTTTTAAAAGCAACTGAATCTGTCAATCACATGCTAACCAGGTTAAGTTGAACTTGATTGTAGACTGCTACATTGCGTGGAAGACTCTTGATTAACTTCCCAGAAAGAACCTAAAAGTAGTTAGGCCTGAAGTAGTTATGCACACTAAGTTGGAGGGATCCAATTAAGTGTTATTCTTGGCTGAGAAACTCAAATTATGTCTTGAATATTTTGGTTGTTTTAGAACTTGTTATTTCTACTAGTTCACCAAACGCTAAGTGATGGTATGGTTGTTCTACACTTTTATGTGACAAATTGTTTTGCAGTTAATTTTCGTTCAGCCATTTCCTTCCGCCAGTTGCTTTGGTtgtttctttgagtttttgGTTCCTCTTATTGGAAATTCTGATGTTTTGTTAACTTCATTAAAACACTCTCTGGATCTAATTTTATATCAAACGTGCAGTACAGTGATGATACTTGTCTTGCATATACACTGGCTGCTATTTCCAACCTCTTGTCTGAAGTAGGAATATCAAAGACATCTGGAATTATTGGATCTTCGTATTCACCTGTTGCTGGTATGGGGACATCATTATCCGTCCAACAACAATTATACGTACTTTTACGGAGATCTTTGAAGAGGGCAGAAAGTCTGAAGTTGAAAAGACTGGTAGCATCTATTCATCTCGAAATTGCTAAGTATGATATAACGGTGAGGATTCTGTAATTTTCTTTTGTTGCACAGTATTGGCCTAAAAACATACTATCTAAGTATACTTTGTGTTTAGGGGGAATCTAATTTCTATACTTTGATTTGCAGCATGTACAAAGGCCACTGCTTTCATTTGGCCCGAAGGCTTCCATGAAACTTAGAACGCACCCTGCCAACATCTACAAGGTTCTTCCTCTTGCTTTAatctttttgattttttttcctgcTGATATTGTCTTGAGATTATAAATAACGCTATCTTTCTCTTACTGCTGTCATGAGTATTGCAGGAATTGTGGTTGAGTTCTCGTCTAATAAATGATTTTGGGGATGAAAGTTCTGTATTGACTGCTGATGGCGCTTTTTGTACAAATTGGCTGAAAAGTCTTAAAAAGCCACTAGACTCATTGATATTCAGTCAAGaaaatgaatcaagaagtaattCCAGTTCTTTCCAATTTTCTGCACAACCGAGCTCAATTCCTGGATCCGTTGTACAATTATTAGGATCGTCCTATCTAGTCCGTGCTAGTTCATGGGAGATGTATGGCAGGTGATCTACTCAAGACCTCTTATCGTATTAGTTCTTGAAGTTGGACGAGTTTTCTAATTGTCTTGTGGATGCTATATCATGATATCCTATTTCGTAAATAGATTTGTAGCTTTTTTCCACTAGACATTGGAAGGACAATCCCTACTCTCATCTTGCCAGTTTCCTGAAGTGGCGAGTAATGGCTTCATCACCACGAATGCTATTATCTTCATTATTAATCTGATTGTGTTGCATGCGATATACAGAGTATTCATTTTCTCCTTTGTAGTTTTCTCAACATTCTCCATTTTATATTCAGTGCTCCTCTAGCTCGAATAAATGCACTGACTTTTGCAACTTGCTTCGCAGACTCCTCAAGGTAATTGCAATCTTTCCTGGGATCTATTACCTGCTGTTGTTTTATGTTATTTCTA
This region includes:
- the LOC121743583 gene encoding anaphase-promoting complex subunit 5-like isoform X1 codes for the protein MTAVPKPPSSFAVTPHKLSICILVQVYAPPSQISIPFPFSSVSQHNCLGIFLISLTKECGGIFEPTLDELIAQLKEIDGLLNHWLSDHLMGKLSSLASPDDLFNLFADLRGILGGSDSNVMDDDQIMLDPNSIIGMFVRRCLLTFNQMSFEGICHLLTSIGAYCKDSFSGYQPYELPHLDESSSYSNVPSEYENMEMESFYEKSVEDFEERKMEIGRTPFYGHASKTVSEFGDDSGISSSHRLEHMDKNAEAKSCLLSSSDMSRDIGSVSGTFLHTNWQVQGYLSERADVIEKYGSSFPLDAFESILKKLQQLAPELHRVHYLRYLNNLYHDDYPGALENLHRYFDYSAGTEGVECVPPPSGCSSFGRYEIALLCLGMMQFHLGHPKEALEVLTEAVRVSQQYSDDTCLAYTLAAISNLLSEVGISKTSGIIGSSYSPVAGMGTSLSVQQQLYVLLRRSLKRAESLKLKRLVASIHLEIAKYDITHVQRPLLSFGPKASMKLRTHPANIYKELWLSSRLINDFGDESSVLTADGAFCTNWLKSLKKPLDSLIFSQENESRSNSSSFQFSAQPSSIPGSVVQLLGSSYLVRASSWEMYGSAPLARINALTFATCFADSSSLSDAALAYSKLIQHLAVYKGYQDAFAALRIAVAKFACVSKSRIMLLKLQLLHECALHRGHLKLAQQFSDELGVLASSVTGVDMELKTETRLRHARTLLAANQYSQAAAVAHALFCTCYKFNMQVKNATVLLLLAEIHKRSGNAVLGIPYALASLSYCQSFNLDLLKASATLVLAELWLSLGPNHAKKALALLHSCFPMLLGHGGLELRSRALIMEAKCYLADPDFSVSDNPEMVLEPLTQASEELQLLEYHELASEAFYLLAIVYDKLRWFDDREEAASSFRKHITAFENPEGMDDSLFSHKMTFTLEWNEYFKS
- the LOC121743583 gene encoding anaphase-promoting complex subunit 5-like isoform X3, which produces MTAVPKPPSSFAVTPHKLSICILVQVYAPPSQISIPFPFSSVSQHNCLGIFLISLTKECGGIFEPTLDELIAQLKEIDGLLNHWLSDHLMGKLSSLASPDDLFNLFADLRGILGGSDSNVMDDDQIMLDPNSIIGMFVRRCLLTFNQMSFEGICHLLTSIGAYCKDSFSGYQPYELPHLDESSSYSNVPSEYENMEMESFYEKSVEDFEERKMEIGRTPFYGHASKTVSEFGDDSGISSSHRLEHMDKNAEAKSCLLSSSDMSRDIGSVSGTFLHTNWQVQGYLSERADVIEKYGSSFPLDAFESILKKLQQLAPELHRVHYLRYLNNLYHDDYPGALENLHRYFDYSAGTEGVECVPPPSGCSSFGRYEIALLCLGMMQFHLGHPKEALEVLTEAVRVSQQYSDDTCLAYTLAAISNLLSEVGISKTSGIIGSSYSPVAGMGTSLSVQQQLYVLLRRSLKRAESLKLKRLVASIHLEIAKYDITHVQRPLLSFGPKASMKLRTHPANIYKELWLSSRLINDFGDESSVLTADGAFCTNWLKSLKKPLDSLIFSQENESRSNSSSFQFSAQPSSIPGSVVQLLGSSYLVRASSWEMYGSAPLARINALTFATCFADSSSLSDAALAYSKLIQHLAVYKGYQDAFAALRIAVAKFACVSKSRIMLLKLQLLHECALHRGHLKLAQQFSDELGVLASSVTGVDMELKTETRLRHARTLLAANQYSQAAAVAHALFCTCYKFNMQVKNATVLLLLAEIHKRSGNAVLGIPYALASLSYCQSFNLDLLKASATLVLAELWLSLGPNHAKKALALLHSCFPMLLGHGGLELRSRALIMEAKCYLADPDFSVSDNPEMVLEPLTQASEELQLLEYHELASEAFYLLAIVYDKLRWFDDREEAASSFRKHITAFENPEGMDDSLFSRPSS
- the LOC121743583 gene encoding anaphase-promoting complex subunit 5-like isoform X2, with product MTAVPKPPSSFAVTPHKLSICILVQVYAPPSQISIPFPFSSVSQHNCLGIFLISLTKECGGIFEPTLDELIAQLKEIDGLLNHWLSDHLMGKLSSLASPDDLFNLFADLRGILGGSDSNVMDDDQIMLDPNSIIGMFVRRCLLTFNQMSFEGICHLLTSIGAYCKDSFSGYQPYELPHLDESSSYSNVPSEYENMEMESFYEKSVEDFEERKMEIGRTPFYGHASKTVSEFGDDSGISSSHRLEHMDKNAEAKSCLLSSSDMSRDIGSVSGTFLHTNWQVQGYLSERADVIEKYGSSFPLDAFESILKKLQQLAPELHRVHYLRYLNNLYHDDYPGALENLHRYFDYSAGTEGVECVPPPSGCSSFGRYEIALLCLGMMQFHLGHPKEALEVLTEAVRVSQQYSDDTCLAYTLAAISNLLSEVGISKTSGIIGSSYSPVAGMGTSLSVQQQLYVLLRRSLKRAESLKLKRLVASIHLEIAKYDITHVQRPLLSFGPKASMKLRTHPANIYKELWLSSRLINDFGDESSVLTADGAFCTNWLKSLKKPLDSLIFSQENESRSNSSSFQFSAQPSSIPGSVVQLLGSSYLVRASSWEMYGSAPLARINALTFATCFADSSSLSDAALAYSKLIQHLAVYKGYQDAFAALRIAVAKFACVSKSRIMLLKLQLLHECALHRGHLKLAQQFSDELGVLASSVTGVDMELKTETRLRHARTLLAANQYSQAAAVAHALFCTCYKFNMQVKNATVLLLLAEIHKRSGNAVLGIPYALASLSYCQSFNLDLLKASATLVLAELWLSLGPNHAKKALALLHSCFPMLLGHGGLELRSRALIMEAKCYLADPDFSVSDNPEMVLEPLTQASEELQLLEYHELASEAFYLLAIVYDKLRWFDDREEAASSFRKHITAFENPEGMDDSLFSKSVC